In a single window of the Hoyosella subflava DQS3-9A1 genome:
- the ruvX gene encoding Holliday junction resolvase RuvX, producing the protein MAGPQGVTPDRPGPDDPGRGRRIGIDVGSVRIGVAVSDPDGILASPVETVTRNTRVVSDSRELDQIAAIIEEYSAVEVVVGLPRTLRGEQGHAADAALTFAEQLRGRIQPIPIRLSDERMTTVTAQRDLRAAGRKAKQQRAIIDQAAAVAILQGWLDERARYRPTTEDRE; encoded by the coding sequence GTGGCAGGCCCGCAAGGTGTCACCCCCGACCGGCCGGGGCCCGATGATCCAGGTCGAGGGCGGCGAATCGGTATTGATGTGGGGTCTGTGCGGATCGGCGTCGCCGTCAGCGACCCTGACGGGATTCTGGCGTCGCCTGTTGAGACAGTGACACGCAACACACGGGTGGTGTCCGATTCCCGGGAACTCGACCAGATAGCTGCCATTATCGAGGAGTACAGCGCCGTGGAAGTTGTCGTGGGACTGCCGCGCACGTTACGTGGCGAACAGGGCCACGCGGCCGATGCGGCGCTGACGTTCGCGGAGCAGCTCAGGGGCCGGATTCAGCCGATCCCCATCAGGCTCTCCGACGAGCGTATGACCACTGTGACTGCTCAGCGGGACTTGCGTGCTGCCGGAAGGAAAGCGAAACAGCAGCGCGCAATCATCGACCAGGCCGCAGCGGTCGCAATACTGCAGGGATGGCTCGACGAACGCGCGCGCTATCGACCCACAACGGAGGATCGTGAGTGA
- a CDS encoding endolytic transglycosylase MltG — MNEYREHDPVGSHPGPAGHEPDDWDTNYDSEFDDTSRAEPAWVGAGEGGTPLHVRRQREAARKRRRRRSIAVFLLIAVLVLGGAVYLVQSFLDGRRPAPIPDYTGTGESDIVVRVQQGDAGSDIAATLLENDVIQSTTAFMTAAHGRDDLGTIQPGYYKVRTQIPAAMAVDMLTSPETRVGSFIIPEGRKLHTSVSVGGDHTTDGIYALVARASCVELNGDETCLTEEALRAAAATADLAQLGVPEWAREEVSQAEDPERRIEGLIRAGQWDVDPDATPVEILSELISRSAQAYERTGIIEASGAVGVTPYEMLTIASLLEHEALPGDFSKVARVILNRLDAGMQLEFDSTVNYALDSIEIATTDDARAARTPWNTYAMTGLPQTPISSPSIEALQAVENPEDGDWRFFVTIDFEGTTVFTETFDEHLENVQVAIRNGVLASGR; from the coding sequence GTGAACGAATATCGAGAGCATGATCCAGTGGGATCGCATCCTGGTCCCGCAGGGCATGAGCCCGACGATTGGGACACGAATTACGATTCCGAGTTCGACGACACCAGCCGGGCCGAGCCAGCCTGGGTCGGAGCGGGGGAGGGCGGCACGCCCCTGCATGTTCGCCGGCAGCGCGAAGCAGCGAGGAAGCGGAGAAGACGGCGCAGCATCGCCGTTTTCCTACTCATCGCTGTGTTGGTTCTTGGTGGAGCGGTGTACCTCGTCCAGTCCTTCCTGGACGGGCGGCGGCCCGCACCGATACCGGACTACACAGGGACCGGCGAGAGCGACATCGTAGTTCGCGTCCAGCAAGGGGACGCTGGATCTGACATCGCAGCCACCTTGCTCGAGAATGATGTGATCCAAAGCACCACTGCTTTCATGACCGCAGCGCATGGCCGTGACGATCTCGGCACTATCCAGCCCGGGTATTACAAGGTCCGCACTCAGATTCCGGCCGCGATGGCCGTTGACATGCTGACGAGCCCAGAGACCCGGGTCGGATCCTTCATCATTCCGGAGGGCCGCAAGCTGCACACCTCCGTTTCGGTGGGCGGCGACCACACGACTGATGGCATCTACGCCCTCGTAGCCCGTGCGAGCTGTGTGGAACTCAACGGTGACGAGACGTGCCTGACCGAAGAGGCACTGCGAGCTGCGGCCGCGACCGCTGACCTGGCGCAGCTGGGCGTACCCGAATGGGCACGCGAGGAAGTCAGCCAGGCTGAGGACCCCGAACGGCGGATCGAGGGGCTGATTCGTGCCGGGCAATGGGATGTCGATCCAGATGCGACACCAGTGGAGATCCTCTCGGAGCTGATCTCGCGCAGCGCGCAAGCCTACGAGCGGACCGGCATTATCGAAGCGAGCGGGGCCGTGGGTGTCACTCCCTACGAAATGCTCACCATCGCCTCTTTGCTTGAGCACGAAGCGCTGCCCGGCGACTTCAGCAAAGTCGCACGAGTCATTCTGAACCGACTCGATGCTGGTATGCAGCTCGAGTTCGATTCGACCGTCAACTACGCCCTCGATTCAATCGAGATCGCGACCACGGATGACGCTCGCGCTGCGCGCACTCCATGGAACACCTATGCGATGACAGGACTGCCGCAAACACCGATCTCGTCACCGAGCATTGAGGCGCTCCAAGCAGTTGAAAACCCGGAAGACGGGGATTGGCGATTTTTCGTGACGATCGATTTCGAGGGAACGACTGTCTTCACGGAGACCTTCGACGAGCACTTGGAGAACGTACAGGTTGCGATCCGGAACGGGGTCCTCGCAAGTGGCCGATGA
- a CDS encoding shikimate dehydrogenase, which translates to MADEVRRRRAGVLGSPIAHSRSPQLHLAAYRALGLRDWTYERIECRAGELAGIVSGLGAEWVGVSVTMPGKLEALEFATERTERAVVVGSANTLVRTASGWRADCTDVDGVTGALAELGVTDVSSKPAIVIGAGGTARPALVALAELGASEAVVVARDEQRAEGAVECGLRAGLSVTYAPFSDLARLCPDASAVISTIPADAMSGHLEAAATAPHVLDVIYHPWPTPLAAAVRERGGRVTGGLSMLLNQAYGQVEQFTGRPAPRAEMAQALGLSAL; encoded by the coding sequence GTGGCCGATGAGGTGCGGCGCCGGAGGGCTGGAGTTCTTGGCAGCCCGATTGCGCACTCGCGGTCCCCGCAGCTGCACTTGGCGGCGTATCGCGCGCTCGGACTGAGGGACTGGACCTACGAGCGCATCGAATGCCGCGCCGGTGAACTCGCCGGCATTGTCTCCGGTCTCGGAGCCGAATGGGTGGGCGTTTCCGTCACCATGCCTGGAAAGCTTGAGGCGCTCGAGTTCGCGACTGAGCGCACTGAACGTGCGGTTGTGGTCGGGTCTGCCAACACGCTGGTTCGCACCGCCTCTGGGTGGCGGGCGGACTGTACGGACGTCGACGGCGTCACTGGCGCGCTGGCAGAGCTGGGTGTAACCGATGTCTCGTCAAAGCCAGCAATTGTTATTGGCGCGGGCGGTACTGCGCGACCTGCGCTAGTCGCGCTCGCGGAACTCGGCGCCAGCGAAGCTGTCGTTGTAGCTCGGGATGAACAACGCGCAGAGGGTGCCGTCGAGTGCGGCCTCCGTGCAGGGCTCAGTGTGACGTACGCGCCATTCTCGGACCTGGCGCGCCTTTGTCCTGACGCTTCGGCCGTGATCAGCACGATTCCAGCGGACGCGATGTCCGGGCATCTAGAGGCAGCGGCGACGGCCCCACACGTGCTCGATGTGATTTACCACCCGTGGCCCACGCCCTTGGCGGCCGCTGTACGGGAACGGGGCGGTCGCGTGACCGGTGGTTTGTCGATGCTGCTGAACCAAGCGTATGGCCAGGTCGAGCAGTTTACGGGAAGGCCTGCGCCGCGTGCTGAGATGGCACAGGCGCTAGGTCTCTCCGCGCTCTGA
- a CDS encoding prepilin peptidase, giving the protein MLWLAVATVPWMAALSIIDIRARRLPNWLTLPGAAVILTVATVSGHGYEAMTGGLGLAGVYLVTHLLSPRGMGAGDVKLALGIGALTGTFGLGAWFLCAVGAPLLTVVAGVVSVAFVRRASALSQARRIRLPHGPSMCAAAVVAIGFAVAAGE; this is encoded by the coding sequence ATGTTGTGGCTAGCTGTCGCCACGGTGCCGTGGATGGCCGCTCTCTCCATTATCGACATCAGAGCGCGGAGGCTGCCCAATTGGCTCACGCTTCCCGGTGCTGCGGTCATCCTGACGGTGGCGACTGTGAGCGGACATGGGTATGAAGCGATGACCGGCGGCCTCGGCCTGGCTGGCGTGTATCTCGTCACTCACCTCCTCTCTCCGCGTGGAATGGGTGCCGGCGATGTCAAGCTTGCCCTCGGTATCGGCGCACTCACTGGGACATTTGGGCTTGGTGCATGGTTCCTTTGTGCCGTCGGCGCGCCACTGCTGACCGTCGTTGCTGGTGTTGTCTCTGTGGCGTTTGTGCGCAGGGCGTCTGCGCTATCGCAAGCGCGCCGTATACGCTTGCCTCACGGCCCCTCAATGTGTGCAGCTGCTGTCGTGGCGATCGGTTTCGCTGTGGCGGCAGGTGAGTAG
- the aroC gene encoding chorismate synthase — protein sequence MRHVLRWITAGESHGPALVAVLEGMVAGVDVTSADIAEHLARRRLGYGRGARMKFEADQVTILGGVRHGKTLGGPIAIQVGNTEWPKWEQVMSADPVDQDVLNDLARNEPLTRPRPGHADFAGMLKYGFDDARPVLERASARETAARVALGTVARLFLKQAIGVDVVSHVVSIGAAATESDALPMPADLAAVDASPVRAFDAAAADAMIKEIEAAKRAGDTLGGVVEVVVHSLPIGLGSFISGEDRLDSRLAGALMGIQAIKGVEVGDGFETARRRGSAAHDEMVPGPDGVLRLSNRAGGLEGGMTNGQPLRVRAAMKPISTVPRALKTIDMSSGSEAVAIHQRSDVCAVPAAGVVAEAMVALVVAQAVREKFGGDSLGETRRNFESYQQEVETRMRWEESRSGSTAGEAI from the coding sequence ATGAGACACGTGCTGCGCTGGATAACTGCCGGAGAATCACATGGCCCTGCCCTCGTTGCTGTGCTGGAAGGCATGGTCGCGGGCGTTGACGTCACGTCAGCTGACATTGCTGAACACCTAGCTCGCCGCCGTCTGGGCTACGGGCGTGGTGCACGCATGAAATTCGAAGCTGATCAAGTGACGATCCTGGGTGGAGTCCGGCACGGGAAAACACTCGGTGGCCCGATTGCGATTCAGGTGGGCAACACGGAGTGGCCCAAGTGGGAACAGGTCATGTCCGCAGACCCAGTGGACCAGGACGTTCTCAACGACCTTGCCCGGAATGAGCCACTGACGCGACCACGCCCCGGACACGCCGACTTTGCGGGCATGCTGAAGTATGGATTCGATGATGCGCGCCCAGTTCTGGAGCGTGCGAGTGCCCGGGAAACCGCGGCCCGTGTCGCTTTGGGTACCGTGGCACGGCTGTTCCTCAAGCAGGCCATCGGCGTCGATGTCGTCTCGCATGTGGTATCGATCGGAGCGGCGGCGACCGAGTCCGATGCGCTGCCCATGCCGGCTGATCTGGCTGCGGTCGATGCAAGTCCCGTCCGCGCGTTTGATGCGGCCGCTGCCGATGCGATGATCAAGGAGATCGAGGCCGCGAAGCGGGCGGGTGACACGCTCGGCGGGGTCGTCGAGGTGGTCGTTCATAGTCTGCCCATTGGGCTCGGCTCGTTCATCAGTGGTGAGGACCGTCTTGATTCACGCCTTGCTGGGGCCCTGATGGGCATCCAGGCGATCAAGGGCGTCGAGGTAGGGGATGGTTTCGAAACAGCCCGCCGTCGTGGCTCCGCAGCGCACGACGAAATGGTCCCCGGTCCTGATGGCGTGCTCCGGCTCTCAAACCGCGCCGGCGGTCTCGAGGGCGGTATGACGAACGGGCAGCCATTGCGTGTCCGTGCGGCGATGAAGCCGATTTCGACTGTGCCGCGAGCACTGAAAACAATCGATATGAGTTCAGGCTCGGAAGCTGTCGCCATCCATCAGCGGTCGGACGTGTGTGCGGTGCCCGCGGCCGGTGTGGTGGCGGAAGCCATGGTCGCATTGGTCGTTGCTCAAGCTGTCCGGGAGAAGTTCGGTGGCGACTCACTCGGCGAGACACGGCGTAACTTTGAGTCGTACCAGCAGGAAGTAGAAACCCGGATGCGCTGGGAGGAATCCCGAAGCGGTTCGACCGCGGGAGAAGCGATCTGA
- a CDS encoding shikimate kinase gives MPPRAILVGPPGAGKSTIGRRLASALGVPFYDTDAAIERETGRSIREIFSTDGEAGFRKIEEDVVGRAIAEQTGIVSLGGGAVLSPVTQQALRGHTVIYLEITVAEGLRRTGANKSRPLLDGDDPGAKYRALMRRRRPIYKKVSTLRVRTNGRSPGRSVQYILRRIGGEQQQPRTRWPVPMRPGRPIRSSQPPRDEHKTEDNR, from the coding sequence GTGCCGCCCAGAGCCATTTTGGTGGGCCCGCCGGGCGCGGGTAAGTCGACGATCGGCCGACGGCTGGCGTCCGCTCTAGGCGTGCCGTTTTATGACACGGATGCCGCGATCGAACGGGAAACCGGACGCAGCATCCGCGAGATTTTTAGCACCGACGGAGAAGCGGGTTTCCGAAAAATCGAAGAGGACGTCGTCGGACGTGCCATCGCCGAACAGACTGGAATTGTTTCTCTTGGCGGCGGTGCAGTTCTTTCGCCCGTCACGCAGCAGGCACTGCGCGGGCATACGGTCATCTATCTGGAGATAACGGTTGCGGAGGGCCTGCGCCGCACAGGGGCCAACAAGTCGCGACCGTTGCTCGACGGTGACGACCCGGGCGCGAAATACCGCGCGTTGATGCGGCGGCGGCGTCCGATATACAAGAAAGTCTCCACACTGCGTGTGCGCACAAATGGCCGCAGTCCGGGGCGGTCTGTGCAGTACATCCTGCGCAGGATCGGTGGCGAACAACAACAACCGCGGACTCGGTGGCCGGTCCCTATGCGGCCAGGGCGGCCGATACGGTCGTCGCAACCCCCGCGAGACGAGCACAAAACGGAGGACAACCGGTGA
- the aroB gene encoding 3-dehydroquinate synthase, producing the protein MTEPVQVDVRTENPYPVIVGRGLLGDIVERLRGNSTIAIFYQPSLAQTAEALREALEKSGTDAHRIEIPDAEAGKELAVAGFCWEVLGRIGLSRTDTIVSLGGGAATDLAGFIAGTWMRGVKIVHIPTTLLAMVDAAVGGKTGINTEAGKNLVGVFHEPAAVYVDLATLESLPRNEIVAGMAEVIKTGFIADPVILDLIEQDPDAALDPSGAVLPELIRRSIQVKADVVSADLRESNLREILNYGHTLGHAIERRERYRWRHGAAVAVGMVFAAELGRLAGRLDDETADRHARVLTSIGLPTTYEDGVLDQLMEGMRSDKKNRSGMLRFVVLDGLAKPGRLEGPDPALLAAAYSEVARSGETPQSGAVLL; encoded by the coding sequence GTGACTGAACCCGTGCAGGTGGATGTGCGCACAGAGAACCCCTATCCGGTCATAGTTGGCCGTGGTCTGCTCGGGGACATTGTGGAACGCCTCCGAGGTAATTCCACGATCGCGATCTTTTACCAGCCCTCCTTGGCACAGACCGCCGAAGCGCTCCGGGAGGCGCTCGAAAAGTCCGGCACCGACGCGCACCGGATCGAAATCCCAGACGCAGAGGCGGGCAAGGAACTCGCAGTCGCCGGGTTCTGCTGGGAGGTACTCGGTCGTATCGGCCTGTCCCGGACGGACACGATCGTCAGCCTCGGGGGCGGCGCCGCTACCGATCTTGCAGGCTTCATCGCCGGTACGTGGATGCGCGGCGTGAAGATCGTGCACATTCCTACCACTCTGCTTGCCATGGTCGATGCGGCCGTTGGCGGTAAGACCGGGATCAACACCGAAGCGGGCAAGAACCTCGTCGGCGTCTTCCATGAGCCCGCCGCGGTGTATGTGGACCTCGCGACACTCGAATCATTGCCGCGCAACGAGATTGTTGCGGGCATGGCGGAGGTGATCAAAACTGGGTTTATCGCCGATCCGGTGATTCTGGACCTGATCGAGCAAGATCCGGATGCGGCACTCGACCCGTCGGGCGCGGTGCTGCCGGAGTTGATCCGCCGCTCAATCCAGGTGAAGGCGGACGTCGTGTCGGCCGATCTGCGAGAGTCGAATCTGCGCGAGATCCTCAACTACGGTCACACTCTCGGCCATGCGATTGAGCGCCGTGAGCGGTACCGCTGGCGGCATGGCGCCGCAGTGGCAGTCGGCATGGTGTTCGCGGCAGAACTTGGTCGTCTGGCAGGTCGGCTTGACGATGAAACTGCCGATCGGCATGCCCGTGTGCTCACCAGTATCGGCCTGCCCACGACGTACGAGGACGGCGTTCTCGACCAGTTGATGGAGGGCATGCGGTCCGATAAAAAGAACCGCTCGGGGATGCTGCGGTTCGTGGTACTCGACGGACTAGCGAAGCCGGGTCGGCTCGAAGGTCCAGACCCGGCTCTGCTCGCAGCGGCTTATTCAGAAGTGGCACGGTCAGGGGAGACCCCGCAGAGCGGGGCCGTCCTGCTGTAG
- a CDS encoding B-4DMT family transporter: MDLWLLRGLLLAAVITFVRAVLGIGIYTWPESGGVQRTIALIVVLLAALAWPFFDGRRDAQENEDPEDRADLTLFWLKAALVAALVSGAASWLLSFVIPGASVQSLIFELTIGTGFVTLLLSIPAQIGILTGRAYGEYSRKRSAPAEEEDEFGRHHIQAHHQKEPVAVHHSSGIDGEYSSRAESHSRSSTIEDDEYSDQDFAAEQARIDDDERRTGR; the protein is encoded by the coding sequence ATGGATTTGTGGCTTCTTCGTGGCCTGTTGCTGGCTGCCGTGATTACATTCGTGCGCGCTGTACTCGGGATCGGGATCTATACCTGGCCTGAAAGTGGCGGTGTGCAGCGGACAATCGCGCTCATCGTGGTCCTTCTCGCTGCGCTCGCCTGGCCGTTCTTCGACGGTCGACGGGACGCCCAAGAGAACGAAGACCCCGAGGACCGCGCGGATCTCACGCTGTTCTGGCTGAAGGCCGCCCTGGTGGCAGCCCTCGTTTCCGGCGCCGCCTCATGGCTGCTGAGCTTCGTGATTCCTGGCGCCAGCGTTCAGTCGCTGATCTTCGAGCTCACAATCGGTACTGGCTTCGTGACGCTGCTTCTCTCGATTCCTGCACAGATCGGCATTCTTACCGGCCGCGCGTACGGCGAATACTCGCGCAAGCGGTCCGCCCCGGCCGAGGAGGAGGACGAGTTCGGACGCCATCACATTCAGGCGCATCACCAGAAGGAACCTGTCGCCGTACACCACTCCTCCGGGATAGATGGCGAATACAGTTCCCGCGCCGAATCCCACTCTCGGTCATCCACGATTGAGGACGACGAGTACAGCGATCAGGACTTCGCTGCCGAGCAGGCGCGCATCGACGATGATGAGCGCCGCACCGGCAGATAG
- a CDS encoding M24 family metallopeptidase — MVEFVSVPGLPEVTRAHFGDRRKRLREELAQRGVAAMLVTGLVNIRYLSGFSGSNGALLIVDEEHGGDDATILCTDGRYTTQAAEQAPDIDVEIARASAVALAKCAASRLGGVTLGFESHLVTVDQHTKLIAEAPTLTWTSAPGIVETLRMVKDDAEAALLRRACAIGDAALAELITSGALRPGRTELDVARELESLMFDAGADAVAFETIVAAGAHSAIPHHRPARSVLQAGDFVKIDFGAVARGYHSDMTRTFVLKTEPQQWQRDVYELVHAAQAAGREALTPGVAGADVDGAARAVISDAGYGERFVHSLGHGVGLEIHEAPALAQTATGRLLSSTAVTVEPGVYLPGRGGVRIEDTLIVREGGPELLTHTSKDLTVV, encoded by the coding sequence ATGGTGGAGTTCGTCTCGGTTCCCGGTCTGCCCGAGGTTACGCGCGCGCACTTCGGCGATCGGCGCAAGCGGTTGCGCGAGGAGCTCGCACAACGGGGAGTCGCGGCAATGCTCGTGACGGGACTTGTCAACATCCGGTATCTATCGGGCTTTAGCGGTTCAAACGGTGCCCTTCTCATAGTGGACGAGGAGCATGGAGGCGACGATGCAACGATTCTGTGCACTGATGGGCGTTACACCACGCAAGCTGCCGAGCAGGCGCCAGACATCGATGTTGAGATCGCACGCGCGAGCGCAGTGGCACTCGCGAAGTGCGCGGCGAGCCGGTTAGGCGGGGTCACGCTGGGGTTCGAAAGCCATCTCGTCACCGTCGATCAGCATACGAAGCTGATCGCGGAGGCTCCCACGCTCACCTGGACTTCTGCGCCGGGGATAGTTGAAACGCTGAGAATGGTGAAAGACGACGCCGAGGCTGCGTTGTTACGCCGAGCCTGTGCGATCGGTGACGCTGCGCTAGCGGAGCTCATTACCAGCGGGGCCTTGCGGCCGGGCCGCACAGAACTCGATGTCGCTAGGGAACTGGAGTCCCTGATGTTCGATGCGGGTGCAGATGCGGTCGCGTTCGAGACGATCGTGGCAGCGGGAGCGCATTCCGCCATCCCGCATCATCGGCCAGCGCGCTCAGTACTGCAGGCAGGTGACTTCGTCAAAATCGATTTCGGTGCGGTAGCACGCGGCTACCACTCCGACATGACACGCACGTTCGTCCTGAAGACGGAGCCGCAGCAGTGGCAGCGCGATGTGTACGAACTTGTACACGCCGCGCAGGCGGCTGGCCGCGAAGCGCTCACCCCCGGAGTGGCGGGCGCTGATGTGGACGGCGCGGCACGCGCGGTGATCTCGGACGCCGGGTACGGGGAACGCTTCGTTCACAGCCTGGGTCATGGAGTGGGGCTCGAAATCCACGAAGCACCGGCATTGGCGCAGACAGCGACCGGTAGACTACTCTCCAGCACTGCCGTCACGGTTGAGCCCGGGGTGTATCTGCCGGGACGCGGTGGCGTCAGAATCGAGGACACGCTGATTGTCCGCGAGGGTGGGCCTGAGCTGCTCACTCACACCAGCAAAGACCTCACCGTGGTCTAG
- the efp gene encoding elongation factor P has product MATTADFKNGLVLKMDSQLWQIIEFQHVKPGKGPAFVRTKLKNVLSGKTVDKTFNAGVKVETATVDRRDMTYLYRDGADYVFMDGETYDQIHISDATVGTGARFLLENTEVQVAMHEGEPLYVELPVTVELLVQHTDPGLQGDRSTGGTKPAVLETGAEVQVPLFINTGEKLKIDSRDGNYLGRA; this is encoded by the coding sequence GTGGCCACGACCGCTGACTTCAAGAATGGGCTTGTACTGAAGATGGACAGCCAGTTGTGGCAGATCATCGAATTCCAGCACGTCAAGCCGGGCAAGGGTCCAGCGTTCGTGCGTACCAAGCTCAAGAACGTCCTCTCCGGAAAGACTGTGGACAAGACGTTCAACGCGGGCGTCAAGGTCGAAACCGCCACGGTCGACCGTCGCGACATGACGTACCTGTATCGCGATGGTGCTGACTATGTGTTCATGGACGGTGAGACATATGACCAAATCCACATCAGTGATGCCACCGTGGGGACGGGCGCCCGTTTTCTTCTGGAAAACACCGAGGTACAGGTCGCGATGCACGAAGGCGAGCCGCTGTATGTGGAACTGCCGGTAACGGTGGAGCTGCTTGTTCAGCACACCGACCCCGGTCTCCAGGGGGACCGATCGACGGGCGGCACGAAGCCTGCGGTGCTCGAAACAGGTGCCGAAGTGCAGGTTCCGCTGTTCATCAACACGGGCGAGAAGCTGAAGATCGATTCTCGTGACGGCAACTACCTCGGCCGCGCGTGA
- the nusB gene encoding transcription antitermination factor NusB, producing MSNNRFKKFGARHKARRRSVDFLFEAEARSCKPTAVASERVALAAENDQMPPVAEYTHTVVRGVEQNKQRLDDVISTHLHEWTLERLPAVDRAILRVATWELLYATDVPSVVAVDEAVELAKELSTDDSPGFINGVLGQLVLVAPQLRAAEEQAAAAVAALDSDVGPENEDGAAAGDAEGTGSEGSQPGESGPGTSRADW from the coding sequence GTGAGCAACAACCGTTTCAAGAAGTTCGGCGCGAGGCACAAGGCGCGCCGCCGCTCCGTTGACTTCCTGTTCGAAGCGGAGGCCCGGTCGTGTAAGCCAACCGCAGTGGCATCCGAACGGGTTGCGCTGGCCGCGGAAAACGATCAAATGCCGCCGGTTGCGGAATACACGCACACCGTTGTCCGTGGTGTCGAGCAGAATAAGCAGCGACTCGACGACGTAATCTCCACTCACTTGCACGAGTGGACTCTCGAGCGCCTGCCGGCGGTCGATCGGGCGATCTTGCGAGTTGCGACCTGGGAGCTGCTCTACGCTACGGACGTGCCGTCCGTTGTTGCGGTGGATGAAGCTGTCGAGCTGGCAAAGGAACTTTCGACCGACGATTCGCCAGGTTTCATCAACGGAGTCCTCGGGCAGCTGGTCCTCGTCGCCCCCCAGCTCCGGGCTGCCGAGGAGCAGGCCGCTGCCGCAGTCGCTGCGCTTGACTCCGACGTGGGGCCTGAAAACGAAGACGGCGCCGCAGCTGGCGATGCTGAGGGCACCGGAAGTGAGGGTAGCCAGCCGGGCGAGAGCGGCCCGGGCACCTCGCGAGCCGACTGGTAA
- the pyrR gene encoding bifunctional pyr operon transcriptional regulator/uracil phosphoribosyltransferase PyrR, whose translation MPPEDNPADGSAARASSVGRGTGQPGRSGGRELLSAADVSRTIARIAHQIIEKTALDQSDSGRQVVLVGIPTRGSTLAQRLATKIEEFTGIAPPVGSLDTTLYRDDLRSKPHRPLERTSMPVGGVDNCLVILVDDVLFSGRTVRSALDALRDVGRPQIVQLAVLVDRGHRELPIRADYVGKNIPTARSEDVLVLLSEHDGRDAVELRSGGEVQ comes from the coding sequence ATGCCCCCAGAAGACAATCCGGCGGACGGCTCCGCGGCGCGCGCTTCAAGCGTTGGTCGTGGCACAGGGCAACCCGGCCGAAGCGGCGGCCGCGAGTTGCTGAGTGCAGCGGACGTCAGCCGGACGATCGCGCGAATCGCGCATCAGATCATTGAGAAGACGGCTCTTGACCAGTCCGACAGTGGGCGACAGGTCGTTCTCGTAGGAATTCCCACCCGCGGCTCGACACTCGCGCAGCGGCTCGCGACCAAGATCGAAGAGTTCACCGGTATCGCGCCTCCTGTCGGGTCGCTCGATACGACGCTGTACCGCGATGATCTGCGATCGAAACCGCACCGCCCACTCGAGCGGACGTCGATGCCTGTAGGCGGCGTCGACAACTGCCTCGTCATCTTGGTCGATGATGTGCTGTTCTCCGGCCGCACCGTTCGATCCGCACTTGACGCATTGCGCGACGTGGGCCGGCCCCAGATCGTCCAGCTTGCGGTGCTCGTCGACCGGGGCCACCGCGAGCTACCGATTCGCGCTGACTACGTCGGGAAGAACATACCTACGGCGCGTTCCGAAGACGTGCTGGTGCTGCTAAGCGAGCACGACGGTCGAGACGCTGTGGAACTCCGCTCAGGGGGCGAGGTCCAGTGA